CGGCTAGCGCTTTGGGACGTGATCTGCACCCTTGTCACAGTGACGCTGGTCGTTGTCGCGGCCACCACGACGACGTTGCCGTCGCGGCTCTTCGGCTTCGTGGCGGACGTCTGTGCGGCGGACAGTTGCGCCCCTGCCCCGTTGGGCATCAACTACTGGATCTACCCGGTGGTATGGGGCGGTTTAGGTGCGGCGTGTGCCGCCGCTGCCATCGGCCCATTCGTCTCCCTGGTGAAGGGCTGGTACCTGTTCTTCTGGCCGCTGCTGGCCGTCGCCATCGTCGCCCTCAGCTCGGTGGCCGGATCGGTGATGACCGCATTCAGCGAACGGTACGGACATTGACGCCGCATCGCCGGGGTGAGACCGAAATCACAACGGGCCGCGCAGGATTCGGCCAGTAGCGGTCACCGTTCGGTCACAGTACGACAAAATTCCCTCTCGCGGCCGCCCCGGCTATGGCCACCACGACCAATTGTTGTCAAAGTGTCTTTAGTGATTACCGTGACTCAAGTGACTAACGTGACGGTAGGTGTGCGCAGCATTGTGACCGAGAGGGGTGGACTCGAATGAGGCGCAGCTATGCCGCCGCACTCGGCGCGGCCGCGGTGGCAGCCGGGTTGACGGCGACGGCCGGTGCGGCGAGCGCTGACACGAACGTCGTGTCGGCCAGCCACCAGCAGGTCATCAACTACGTGATCCAGCGCGCATTGTCCCAGCGCGGCGTGCCGTACCTCTACGGCGGGGGCAACGCCGCAGGGCCCACCCACGGCACCGGCCTGCACGCCAACACCGTCGGGTTCGACGCCTCAGGCCTGGTTCAGTACGCCTTCGCCGGCGCCGGGATCAAGATGCCGCGGACTTCGGGCGAGCAATGCAACGTCGGCCGCAAGATTTTGCCGGCGCAGGCCCGACCGGGCGACTTGATCTGCTACGGCCCCGGCGGCAGCCAAAGCGTGGCGATCTACCTCGGCAACGGACAGATGATCGAAGCCACCGAGCCCGCGGTGACGGTGTCGGCGGCACGCACCACCAACATGACGCCCTACCTGACGCGGATCATCGACTCCTGAGGTCCGCCGAGCAGACGCAAAATCGCCCATTTTGGCCAAGATTGGGCTGATTTTGCGTCTGCTCGGCCGGGAAACCGGTTAGGTAGATTGTCTGGCGATCATGCTGACCCTCTCCGCGAATCGCCCGGCTGCCGCGCTGCAGCCTGCCGCCGCCGCGAGCCGCGATCGCAAGTCGGCGTTCTACCGCCACGACCTAGACGGCCTGCGCGGCATCGCGATCGCGCTGGTCGCGATGTTCCACGTCTGGTTCGGCCGGGTGTCCGGCGGCGTGGACGTGTTCTTGGCGCTGTCGGGATTCTTCTTCGGCGGCAAGGTGTTGCGGACCGCGCTTAACCCGGTGGCGTCGCTGTCGCCGGCGCCGGAGGTAATCCGGCTGGTGCGACGATTGCTGCCCGCGCTGGTCGTCGTGCTCGCCGGGTCCGCGGTGCTGACCATCCTGATCCAGCCGCAGACCCGCTGGGAAACCTTCGCCGACCAGAGCCTGGCCAGCCTCGGCTACTACCAGAACTGGGAGTTGGCCCGCACCGCGGGCGACTACCTGCGGGCCGGGGAAGCCGTCAGCCCGCTGCAGCACATCTGGTCGATGTCGGTGCAGGGCCAGTTCTACCTCGCGTTTTTGGCGCTGGCGTTCGGTTGCGCGTACGCGCTACGCCGATCCTTCGGCTCGCGGCTGCGGGCGCTGTTCGTCGTGCTGCTCGGCGCACTGACCGTCGCCTCGTTCGGGTATGCGATCGTTGCCCACCAGACCGGCCAGGCGATCGCCTACTACGACAGCTTCGCGCGGGCGTGGGAACTGCTGCTGGGAGCGCTGGTCGGCGCGCTGGTGCCCTACATCCGCTGGCCGATGTGGCTGCGCACGCTGCTCGCCACGATCGCGCTGGCAGCGATCCTGTCCTGCGGCGCGCTTATCGACGGCGTCACGGAATTTCCGGGGCCGTGGGCGTTGGTCCCGGTCGGCGCGACGGTGCTGATGATCCTTGCCGGCGCCAACCGCCACGCCGACCCGGGTGCCGGCGGTCGCATGCCGCTGCCCAACCGCGTGCTGGCCGCGGGTCCGCTGGTGACGCTCGGCGGCATGGCCTACTCGCTGTACCTGTGGCACTGGCCGCTGCTGATCTTCTGGCTCGCCTACACCGGCCATCGGCGCGCCAACTTCGTCGAGGGCACTGCGGTTCTGGTGATCTCCGGCGTGCTGGCCTATTTCACGATGCGCTACGTCGAGGATCCGCTGCGGTACCGCGCCCCGGCCCACCCGGTGGCACAGCCACCCGCGGTGCCCTGGCGGTCGCGGCTGCGCCGGCCCACGATGGCGCTGGGCTCGGTGGTGGCCCTGCTGGGCGTCACCCTGACCGCGACCTCGTTCACGTGGCGTGAGCACGTCACCGTGCAACGCGCCGACGGCAAGGAGCTAAGCGGGCTCAGCGCTCGCGACTATCCGGGCGCGCGCGCTTTGGTCCAACACGTGCGGGTGCCCAAGCTGCGGATGCGGCCCACCGTCCTGGAAGCCAAGAACGATCTGCCGCTGTCCACCAAAGACGGCTGCATCAGCGACTGGACCAACCCGGCGCTGATCAACTGCACCTACGGCGACGCCAACGCCGCGCGGACCATCGCACTGGCCGGCGGGTCGCACGCCGAGCACTGGATCACCGCGCTGGATCTGCTCGGCCGCATGCATCACTTCAAGGTAGTGACCTACCTCAAGATGGGCTGCCCGCTGTCCACCGAGGAAGTCCCGCTGATCATGGGCAATAACGCCGCCTACCCGCAGTGCCACCAGTGGGTGCAAAAGACGATGGCCAAACTCATCGCCGACCGTCCGGACTATGTGTTCACCACGTCCACTCGACCGTGGAACATCAAGCCCGGCGACGTGATGCCGGCGACCTATATCGGGATCTGGCAGACGTTCGCGGACAACAACATTCCCGTGCTGGCCATGCGGGACACACCGTGGCTGGTCAAGGACGGCCAGCCGTTCGAACCCGCGGACTGCCTGGCCAAGGGCGGCAACGCATCCTCGTGCGGAATCAAACGCTCCGATGTGCTGGCCGATCACAACCCAACCCTGGACTTCGTCGAGCAGTTCCCGGGGCTCAAACCGCTGGACTTAAGCGACGCGATCTGCCGCGCCGACATCTGCCGCGCGGTCGAGGGAAACGTGTTGATCTACCACGACGCCCACCACCTGTCGGCCACCTACATGCGCACCCTGGCCGGTGAACTCGGCCGGCAGATCGCGGCCACCACCGGCTGGTGGTGACGCCCGAGCGTCGGTGACGCGACACGGATAAAGTCGAGTGATGCCGCCGAGACAACCGAACACGGCAATGACCGACACCACACCGACGCTGCCCACCGTGTGGCCGGGCAACAGCTATCCGCTCGGCGCCACCTACGACGGCGCAGGCACCAACTTCGCGCTGTTTTCCGAGATCGCCGAAAAAGTCGAGTTGTGTTTGATCAACGACGGCACCGAAACCCGCATCACCCTCGACGAGGTCGACGGCTATGTGTGGCATGCCTATCTGCCGGGCGTCGGACCGGGCCAGCGCTACGGGTTTCGGGTGCACGGCCCGTTCGAGCCGGCCGCCGGCCATCGGTGCGATCCGAGCAAGCTGCTGCTCGACCCGTACGGCAAGGCCTTTCACGGCGAATTCGACTTCTGTCAGGCGTTGTTCTCCTACGACATGGAATTCGTCAACTCCGAAGGCGCCGAACCCGGAGAGACCGGCACCCCACCCATGGTCGACTCGCTCGGACACACCATGACCAGCGTGGTGATCAATCCGTTCTTCGACTGGGCATTCGACCGCGCGCCGCGCACCCCCTACCACGAAACGGTGATCTACGAAGCACATGTCAAGGGCATGACGCAGACCCACCCGGCGATACCCGAGGAACTGCGCGGCACCTACGCGGGCTTGGCCCACCCGGCGATCATCGACCATCTCAAGTCGCTGAACGTCACGGCGATCGAACTGATGCCGGTGCACCAGTTCATGCACGACAGCCGACTGCTGGAGATGGGGCTGCGAAACTACTGGGGCTACAACACTTTCGGCTTCTTCGCCCCGCATCACGAATACGCGTCGTCGCGTGAGCCGGGCAGCGCGGTGGGCGAATTCAAGGCCATGGTGAGGACCTTCCACGAAGAAGGCATCGAGGTCATCCTCGACGTGGTCTACAACCACACCGCCGAAGGCAACCACCTCGGCCCGACCATCAACTTCCGCGGTATCGACAACGCCGCTTACTACCGCCTCGAAGACGACGACCCCCGCTTCTACAAGGATTTCACCGGCACCGGCAACAGCCTCAACGCGCGGCACCCGCACACTTTGCAGCTGATCATGGACTCGCTGCGCTACTGGGTGACCGAGATGCACGTCGACGGATTCCGGTTCGACCTGGCCTCGACGCTGGCCCGCGAGTTCTACGACGTCGACCGACTGAGCGCGTTTTTCGATCTGGTGCAGCAAGACCCGGTGGTCAGCCAGGTGAAGTTGATTGCCGAGCCGTGGGACGTCGGTGAGGGTGGCTACCAGGTGGGCAACTTCCCGGGTTTATGGACCGAATGGAACGGGAAATACCGCGACACTGTGCGTGACTACTGGCGCGGCGAGCCCGCAACCCTCGGCGAATTCGCTTCCCGACTGACCGGCTCGTCGGACCTCTACGAGGCGACCGGCCGGCGGCCCAGCGCCAGCATCAATTTCGTGACCTGCCACGACGGGTTCACGCTGGCCGACCTGGTCTCGTACAACGAGAAACACAACGAAGCCAACGGCGAGGACAACCTCGACGGTGAAAGCCACAACCGGTCCTGGAACTGCGGGGTCGAGGGTCCCACCGACGACCCCGAGATCCTGGCGCTGCGCAGCCGTCAGATGCGCAACATCCTGGCCACGCTGATGGTCAGCCAGGGCACCCCGATGATCGCCCACGGCGACGAGTTCGGGCGCACCCAGCACGGCAACAACAACGTCTACTGTCAAGACTCCGAGCTGTCGTGGATGGACTGGTCGCTGGCCGAGAAGAACGCCGATTTGCTTGCCTTCACCCGCACGGTGACGCAATTTCGCAAAGACCATCCGGTGTTTCGCCGCCGCCGCTTCTTCGAAGGCCGGCCCATGCGCCGCGGCGACGAACTGCGCGACATCGCCTGGCTGACACCGAGCGGGCGGGAGATGACGCAGGAGGACTGGGACAGGGGTTTCGACAAGTGCGTGGCAGTATTCCTCAACGGCAATGCCATTCGCGAACCCGACGCGCGAGGTGAACGAATCGTCGACGACTCGTTCCTGTTGTGTTTCAACGCTCACGACGAAGACGTGGAGTTCATCGTCCCCGACGGTGACTACGCCGACCAGTGGACCGCAGAGCTGGACACCACCGATCCCGTCGGCGCTGCGGACCTGGTCGTCAACGCCGGCGACAAGGTCGCCGTTGCCGGCCGCTCGGTGCTTGTCCTGCGTAAGACCGCCTGACGCATGGCTTTTCCGGTACTGTCCACCTACCGGTTACAGCTGCGCGGCCCCGAGAGCGGATTCGGGTTCACCTTCGCCGACGCCGAACGTCTGCTCGACTATCTCGACGAGCTCGGGGTTTCCCACCTCTACCTCTCCCCCGTCATGACCGCGGTCCGCGGTTCGCCGCACGGCTACGACGTCACCGACCCGACGACGGTGTCCGCCGAACTCGGTGGTGCCGAGGGTTTGGCGCGGCTCTCCGCGGCAGCGCGACAACGCGGGATGGGGCTGGTGGTCGACATCGTGCCCAACCACGTCGGGATCGACAAACCCGAGCAAAACCCGTGGTGGTGGGACGTGCTCACCCATGGCCGTTCGTCGCGCTATGCGCGTTTTTTCGACATCGACTGGGACCTTGGTGATGGCCGAATCATTTTGCCACTGTTAGGTTCCGACGACGACCTGGCTGGGCTGACAGTGGATGGCGACCGGCTGCGGCTCGGGGATCTGGTGCTGCCCATTACTCCTGGCAGCGGCGGCGGCAGCGCTGCGGAAGTCCATGACCGCCAGCACTTTCGGCTGGTGGGTTGGCGCAACGGGGTGTGCGGTTATCGGCGTTTCTTTTCGATCACCTCGCTGGCCGGGCTGCGCCAGGAGGACCGCGAGGTGTTCGACGCCTGGCACGCCGAAGTCGCCCGCTGGATTTCCGAGGGACTGGTCGACGGCGTGCGTGTCGATCACCCCGACGGGCTTTCCACGCCCACAGGCTATTTGACGTGGCTGCGTGACCTGTTGGGGCCGGACGCCTGGATCGTCATCGAGAAGATCCTGGCCGTCGACGAGGCGCTGGAGCCCACGCTGCCGGTGGCCGGCACCACGGGCTACGACGTGCTGCGGGAAGTCGGCGGCGTCTTCCTCGACCCGGCGGGTTCCGCGGAGTTAACAGCGCTGGTCGAATCCGCCGGTGTCGACTACGACGACATGCCAGCCCTGCAGCGCAGCCTGAAAGCCACCGTGGCCACCGACACCCTGGCCAGCGAGTTGGGCAGGCTGCGGCGCAGCATCGTCGCCACCACCGGTGCCGACCATGCGCAGCTGCCCCGAGCCCTGGCGGCGCTGCTCGGCTACATCGACGTCTACCGCTGCGACTACCCGGGCCTGGCCGCGACGCTGCCCCGAGCTCTGGCCGAAACTGCCACGGCGTCACCGGAATTGGGCCCGCCGCTGCAGATCATCGCGGCGGCGCTGGCCGCCGGCGGTGAACCCGCGACACGGCTGCAGCAGTTGTGCGGCGCAGTCACCGCCAAGGCGGTCGAGGACTGCCTGTTCTACCGGGACGCCCGGCTGGTGTCGCTGAACGAAGTGGGCGGTGAGCCCCGCCGGTTCGGTGTCGGCGCCGCCGAATTCCACTGTCGCGCCGCGACCCGTGCCCGGTTGTGGCCGCACACCATGACGACACTGACCACCCACGACACCAAGCGCAGCGAGGACGTCCGCGCCCGCATCGGAGTGCTCTCACAAGTGCCGTCGCTGTGGCGAGAGTTCGTCACCCGCTGGGAGAAGCTGGCGCCCTCCCCCGATATCGCGACCGGATTGTTTCTGTGGCAGAACATCTTCGGCGTGTGGCCGGTCGGCGGCACGGTCACCGCCGAGTTGCGCGACAGGTTGCACCGCTACGCGGAAAAAGCGATCCGGGAAGCCGCATCGCACACCTCGTGGCACGATCCGAACACCGAATTCGAGGACGCGGTCCACTCCTGGCTCGACGCAGTGCTCGACGGGCCGGTCGCGCGTGAGTTGACACAGCTCGTCGGCCAACTACATCCGCATGAGGAAAACGACGCACTGGGCCAAAAACTGCTCGCGTTGACCGTTCCCGGTGTCCCCGATGTCTATCAGGGCACCGAATTGTGGGACGACAGCCTGGTCGATCCCGACAACCGGCGCCCAGTGGACTACACAGCCCGCCGCCAAGCGTTGAAGTCGTTGCAGCACCCGAAGGTTCGTGTGGTTGCAGCAGCGCTGCGGCTGCGACGAGCTCGCCCCCGCAGTTTCCTGCGCGGCGGTTACCATCCGTTGCTCGCCAGCGGAACGGCAGCCGATCATATCGTGGCGTTCGGCCGCGGTGACGACGTCGTGGTCGCCGTCACCCGCTGGACGTTCCGGCTCGACGAAACCGGCTGGGGCAACACGGTGATGCCGCTGCCCGACGGCCTGTGGCGCGACACCCTTAGCGGCACGGTGTTCACCGGCGCGACGCCGGCTGCTGCGCTGTTCCCCGACCTTCCGGTGGTGTTGCTGGAGCGCGCAGATGCGTGAATTCGCGGTCTGGGCACCCAAACCCGAGCGGGTGCGGCTCGACGTCGACGGTGTAGCTCACCCGATGACACGCACCGAGGGCGGCTGGTGGCGAGCCACCGTCGACGCGATGTCGAACTCCCGCTACGGCTTTCTGCTCGACGACGATCCCGCGGTGTTGCCCGACCCGCGCTCGCCGCGCCAGCCCGAAGGCGTGCACGCACGTTCCCAGCTGTGGGAGCCTGCTGCTGCAGCGTGGACCGATGGCGACTGGGCTGGGCGTTCCGTGGAGGGCGGGGTGATCTACGAGTTGCACGTCGGGACGTTCACGCCGACGGGAACTTTCGACGCTGCGATCGAAAAGCTCGATCATCTGGCCGATCTGGGTGTCGACTTCGTCGAAGTGATGCCGGTCAACTCGTTCTCCGGCACACACGGCTGGGGATACGACGGTGTGCTCTGGTATGCGGTGCACGAACCTTACGGCGGCCCGGACGGACTCGTCCGGTTTGTCGACGCCTGCCATGCCCGCGGCCTGGGTGTGCTGATCGACGTCGTGTTCAACCATCTCGGCCCGTCGGGCAACTACCTGCCGCGGTTCGGGCCGTACCTGTCGTCGGCAAGCAATCCGTGGGGCGAGGGCATCAACATCGCTGACGCCGGCTCTGATGAGGTGCGCCGCTATATCATCGACTGCGCGCTGCACTGGATGGTCGACTTTCACGCCGACGGCCTGCGGCTAGACGCGGTGCACGCGCTGGTGGATACCACCGCGATCCACATCCTGGAAGAGCTTGCCGCCGAAACCGATCGGCTGTCGGAGCAATTGGGCCGCCCGCTGTCGCTGATCGCCGAAAGCGACCTCAACGACCCGCGGTTGATCACCCCGCGCGATCAGGGCGGCTACGGCCTGACCGCGCAGTGGGACGACGACATCCATCACGCCGTCCACGCCGCGGTCTCCGGCGAACGGCAAGGCTACTACGCGGATTTCGGCTCGCTGGCCACACTGGCGGACGCATTGCGGCACGGCTTCTTCCACGCCGCTACGTACTCGTCGTTTCGGGGCCGTCGGCACGGTCGGCCGCTGGACAGGTCGAGGATTCCGGCCACCCGGCTGCTGGCCTACACCTGCACCCACGACCAGGTGGGCAATCGGGCGCTGGGCGATCGCCCCTCGCAGAACCTCAGCTTCGGCCAGCTTGCCGTCAAGGCTGCTTTGGTGCTCGGATCACCTTATACAGTAATGCTTTTCATGGGCGAGGAGTGGGGCGCCTCAACTCCGTTCCAGTTTTTCAGCTCGCATCCAGAACCCGAGCTTGCTCGGGCCACCGCCGAGGGGCGCAAGAAGGAGTTCGCCGAACACGGCTGGGACGCCGACGAGATCCCAGACCCGCAGGACCCGAGCACATTTCAGCGTTCTAAGCTCGACTGGGACGAGGCCGGCGCCGGTGAGCATGCGCGCCTGCTGAGCATCTATCGTGAATTGATCGCCTTGCGGCGCAAAGAACCGGATTTCGCTGACCCGTGGCTTGAGCATCTTGATGTCGACTACGACGAGGGCCAACGCTGGATCACCTTGCGCCGCGGCCGGTTTACCGTCGCCTGCAACCTCAGCGCTGACCCGGTGAGGGTGCCGGTCGGCGGCGAGGTGGTGCTGGCTTCAGACCAGCCGGCGGCGAGCGTCGAGCACAGTGTGCTGCCCGGGTATTCGTTCGTGGTCCTGCGTATCGGTAGCTGATCGCCGTCACGCCGTCTCGTCACCGCAAGCCAGCTGGCGGGCGCGGGCGCGCCGCGTGTTGTCCCACCACGACCCGACCACCATCACAGCGCCTGCCCAGGCGGCACCCAGCAGCCAGCCGGCCACAACATCGCTGATGTAGTGCACCCCGAGATAGACGCGGGAGAACCCCAGCACGGCGGCAATGCCGATCGCGGCGGCCCACACCGCCACCCGGCCGGCCCAGCGGGTAACCAGCCATCGCGTCAGCATCCACGCGAAAAGACCTGCGCCCGCAGCGGCGCCGCGGCGTGGCCGGAGGGGAACGAATAGCCGTCCGCGGCGATCGCCGCGAACGGCAAGGGCGGACGGTCCCGGACCACCAGGGCTTTGGCGGTGAATAGCACCAGCGTGATCCCGCCGGCACCGGCGAGGCCGAACACTACAGGCGCCCAAGACCGAGACGCCCAGCTGGCGGCCGCGCAGGCGATGGCGGCCACCGCACCCAAGGTGGCGCCCCCGCCCGCACCGGTGATCGCGCGCAGTGCCGTCGTCAGCCACAAGTCGCGGTGGGTTGCCAGCCACCGAGCGGCCGGTTGGTCGATACCGGCGATACCGTCACCCTCGAGCACGTCATCGAGCACCTCGGTAAAGCCAGCCCCCAGTGCCACGACGACGGCCAAGCCGACGAGCAACGCCACACCCGCCACCTCGGATAGCGGCCACCGGAGCGGCAACGACCATCCCCGGTCGTGCAATTTCTCGCGGGCCCAGGCCTCGGCTCGCGTTACCGCGGCGACGTTTCGGAGGCGAGCCCACAGCATGGGGACCAGATCCCGATTTTGAGCTACCCACACAGCCGCTGCGACCAGCAGGATCAGCGACACCAGGACGCCGACGCTGACCAAGCCGAAATTCTGTGTCCCCGGGCCGTACGTCATGATCGAAATCCAACCAGGAAACACCCGGCGGCCGGCGAGCGGTCCTCGTCCTGGGCGCTTCTTTCGATCGACGGTTATCGGTTGGCAAACCAATCGACGCCTGGTGTTTGCACAAGCGACCATTTGCTGTCGATTCGCTGTCGTGAGCCGCTGGTATTCTTCTGCGCGCATCGCGAGCACTAGGACCGTCGTGAAATGACCCGCAACGTTGTCCCGCCGCGCGGTCAACGGGGGATACGTTATGGCTTGGCTATTCCGAGACATATTGTGTGGCAACGTTCTTCGGTGCACCATACCGCCGCGTCGACTGGGTGGTGGGCCCGCATCAAAATCGCGCTGATTCGACACCAGGCGTTAACGGTGCTGGCATCGGCAGCCCCGACGCTGCTGATCTGCCTCGGTGTGCTGCTGTGGTCAATTGGCAACCCGCTGGGCCAGATTGGCGAGTCACCGATACTCGCCGACGGTGATTCGGGGGCCCTGTACGCCCGCGTGGGCAACACCTTGTATCCGGTGTTGAATCTGGCCTCGGCGCGGCTGATCACCGGCCGGTCGGACAACCCGCATCAGGTGCGGTCCAGCGCGATCGCTGGCCTGCGGCGCGGGCCGGTGGTGGGCATCCCCGGAGCGCCGTCAGGATTCTCGCCGACCAGTCCGGTGTCGTCGTCGTGGCTGGTGTGCGATGCGCTAGCACCCGTGCCCGCATCCGGCGCTGCGCCGGTGGTGACGGTCATCGACGGCGTCCCCGACATGTCAGGGCGCCAGCGAATATTAGGCGAGTCAGACGCGGTGGTCTTGCGCTACGGCAATGAGACGTGGGTCATTCGGCAAGGGCGCCGGGCGCGCGTCGACCCGCCTGACCGGTCAACGTTGTCGCGGTTGGGGTTGACGCCGGACCAGCTCAGTCAGGTGCCGACCATGAGCCGGGCGCTGTATGACGCCTTGCCGGTGGATTCCGAATTCCCTGTTCTCTCCGCTGATCTCAATGGTCAGCTGAAGGTGGTCGATATGCAGGACAACCCGACGACCTGCTGGTGGTGGGAACGGACCGCCGGCGAGGGCCGGGCCCGTGTCCACGTGGTGTCGGCGCCCGCGGTTCCCGTGGCGGCGACCGAAGTGAACAATTTTGTGCCACTGGCGAAATCGGATACATCGGATCCGCAGCCGACCGGTTCTATTTCGGGCCTGGGTACGCCAACTTTGTTGTCGCGGTCGAAACCAATCCACCGACGCCGGAAACGCTGTTCTGGCTGGAGAATTCGGGGGTGCGGTTTGGTGTGGACGCCACCGGTGCGACGCGTTCGGCGTTAGGGTTGCTCGCTGCGCCAAGTCCGGCGCCGTGGGCCGCGCTGCGGCTGCTCGTTCCGGGACCGACACTGTCCCGCGCCAGTGCGTTGCTCCGCCACGACGCCGGCCACGGTGACGTTTCGCCGCGGTGATCCCGACACAGGGTTTCGAGGCGCCGCCGCGTTGTTTGTCGGCAGTTCTGTGGATAGCTGGCTGGCGGCAACGCCGCACACCATTGATGCTTCACCCATGAGTCATCGCGAACTGCCTACGCCACCTGTTGCCACGGCGACCGACCCGGTGCAGTCGGCCGCCGATTTGCGCCAGCGATGGCGCGCGCTCATGGGACCACTGGGGTTTGGCGAAAAGCTGCTGTGGTTCGCCTTTGTCGGACCGGACCGTCGGCTCACCAAGGTGCTCAGCCAGGTGCCGATCGGCCCGCGTCCACAGGGCCGGATGCTCAGGAAGCTGATGTCGGCATTGCGCACGCTGCTCGACGACATGGCGTCCAAAACCACTGTCGCGCTGCTGCTGACCGGGCCGGGGCGGGGCCCGATCTCGACCGGCGACCGGGTGTGGGCGAAGTCGCTGACGGAAACGGCCGAACGGTTTGGCGTGCCGCTCGAGCCGATATTCCGGGCCAACGACGAGGCGCTCGTCCAGATCGACGGGCACACGAACCGCACCACCCCGCTGCCTGATGGGATCGCCTGCTTCCGCGAGCCGAAGCGTCGTCACAGCAAGTAGCGGTACGCCGGTGAGCCGGGCTCGAGCACTTCGATGTGCAGGTCGGTGGCCCGCATTCGCGCCAGCAGCCCGTCGAGCTCGGCGGCTGAGCCCAGTTCGATGCCGACCAGCGCCTCGCCGGTTTCCCGGTTGTTGCGCTTGACGTACTCGAACAGCGTGATGTCGTCGTTGGGTCCCAGCACCTGGTCGAGGAAACGGCGCAGCGCGCCAGGTTCCTGAGGAAAGTCGACCAGGAAGTAGTGCTTGAGGCCGAGGTGGACCAGCGAGCGCTCGAGGATCTCCCCGTAGCGGGAGACGTCGTTGTTGCCCCCCGAGATCAAGCACACCACCGTCGACCCTGGCTCAATGTCGGCTTCCAGCAGGCCCGCGACCGACAACGCGCCCGCCGGCTCGGCGATGATGCCCTCGTGCTGGTAGAGATCGAGCATCGCGGTGCACACCGCGCCCTCGTCGACCGCGGTGATCGACACCATGTCACCGGCGGCCGCCAGCGCCGCGTAGGTCAGCGTTCCCGCCCGATTCACCGCCGCGCCGTCGACGAACTGGTCCACGTGGTCCAACGTCACCGGCTCGCCCGCCGCCAGCGCGGCCATCATCGCGGCGGCGCCGCCGGTTCAACACCGAGCACCGAGGTGTTGGCCGTCCGCTCCGCCAGATAGGTCGCGATGCCGGCCACGCATCCGCCGCCGCCCACCGGAACCACCACCAGGTCAGGCTCGACGTCGAGCTGGTCGAGTAGTTCGACGGCGATGGTGCCCTGACCAGCGATGGTGCGCACATCGTCATACGGCGGCACCAGTGTGGCACCAGTGCGCGCCACGTCGGCGAGCGCCGCCTCGGCCGCCATGTCGTATGTCGAGCCGCCGACGATCAGCTCGACGAATTCTCCGCCGTGGTAGCGAATCCGGTCCTTCTTCTGCTTAGGCGTCTTGGCCGGCACGTAGACCCGGCCGCGAACCCCCAGCGCGCGACAGGCGTAGGCAAAGCCCTGGGCGTG
This Mycobacterium xenopi DNA region includes the following protein-coding sequences:
- the ripD gene encoding NlpC/P60 family peptidoglycan-binding protein RipD, whose protein sequence is MRRSYAAALGAAAVAAGLTATAGAASADTNVVSASHQQVINYVIQRALSQRGVPYLYGGGNAAGPTHGTGLHANTVGFDASGLVQYAFAGAGIKMPRTSGEQCNVGRKILPAQARPGDLICYGPGGSQSVAIYLGNGQMIEATEPAVTVSAARTTNMTPYLTRIIDS
- a CDS encoding acyltransferase family protein is translated as MLTLSANRPAAALQPAAAASRDRKSAFYRHDLDGLRGIAIALVAMFHVWFGRVSGGVDVFLALSGFFFGGKVLRTALNPVASLSPAPEVIRLVRRLLPALVVVLAGSAVLTILIQPQTRWETFADQSLASLGYYQNWELARTAGDYLRAGEAVSPLQHIWSMSVQGQFYLAFLALAFGCAYALRRSFGSRLRALFVVLLGALTVASFGYAIVAHQTGQAIAYYDSFARAWELLLGALVGALVPYIRWPMWLRTLLATIALAAILSCGALIDGVTEFPGPWALVPVGATVLMILAGANRHADPGAGGRMPLPNRVLAAGPLVTLGGMAYSLYLWHWPLLIFWLAYTGHRRANFVEGTAVLVISGVLAYFTMRYVEDPLRYRAPAHPVAQPPAVPWRSRLRRPTMALGSVVALLGVTLTATSFTWREHVTVQRADGKELSGLSARDYPGARALVQHVRVPKLRMRPTVLEAKNDLPLSTKDGCISDWTNPALINCTYGDANAARTIALAGGSHAEHWITALDLLGRMHHFKVVTYLKMGCPLSTEEVPLIMGNNAAYPQCHQWVQKTMAKLIADRPDYVFTTSTRPWNIKPGDVMPATYIGIWQTFADNNIPVLAMRDTPWLVKDGQPFEPADCLAKGGNASSCGIKRSDVLADHNPTLDFVEQFPGLKPLDLSDAICRADICRAVEGNVLIYHDAHHLSATYMRTLAGELGRQIAATTGWW
- the glgX gene encoding glycogen debranching protein GlgX yields the protein MTDTTPTLPTVWPGNSYPLGATYDGAGTNFALFSEIAEKVELCLINDGTETRITLDEVDGYVWHAYLPGVGPGQRYGFRVHGPFEPAAGHRCDPSKLLLDPYGKAFHGEFDFCQALFSYDMEFVNSEGAEPGETGTPPMVDSLGHTMTSVVINPFFDWAFDRAPRTPYHETVIYEAHVKGMTQTHPAIPEELRGTYAGLAHPAIIDHLKSLNVTAIELMPVHQFMHDSRLLEMGLRNYWGYNTFGFFAPHHEYASSREPGSAVGEFKAMVRTFHEEGIEVILDVVYNHTAEGNHLGPTINFRGIDNAAYYRLEDDDPRFYKDFTGTGNSLNARHPHTLQLIMDSLRYWVTEMHVDGFRFDLASTLAREFYDVDRLSAFFDLVQQDPVVSQVKLIAEPWDVGEGGYQVGNFPGLWTEWNGKYRDTVRDYWRGEPATLGEFASRLTGSSDLYEATGRRPSASINFVTCHDGFTLADLVSYNEKHNEANGEDNLDGESHNRSWNCGVEGPTDDPEILALRSRQMRNILATLMVSQGTPMIAHGDEFGRTQHGNNNVYCQDSELSWMDWSLAEKNADLLAFTRTVTQFRKDHPVFRRRRFFEGRPMRRGDELRDIAWLTPSGREMTQEDWDRGFDKCVAVFLNGNAIREPDARGERIVDDSFLLCFNAHDEDVEFIVPDGDYADQWTAELDTTDPVGAADLVVNAGDKVAVAGRSVLVLRKTA
- the treY gene encoding malto-oligosyltrehalose synthase — protein: MAFPVLSTYRLQLRGPESGFGFTFADAERLLDYLDELGVSHLYLSPVMTAVRGSPHGYDVTDPTTVSAELGGAEGLARLSAAARQRGMGLVVDIVPNHVGIDKPEQNPWWWDVLTHGRSSRYARFFDIDWDLGDGRIILPLLGSDDDLAGLTVDGDRLRLGDLVLPITPGSGGGSAAEVHDRQHFRLVGWRNGVCGYRRFFSITSLAGLRQEDREVFDAWHAEVARWISEGLVDGVRVDHPDGLSTPTGYLTWLRDLLGPDAWIVIEKILAVDEALEPTLPVAGTTGYDVLREVGGVFLDPAGSAELTALVESAGVDYDDMPALQRSLKATVATDTLASELGRLRRSIVATTGADHAQLPRALAALLGYIDVYRCDYPGLAATLPRALAETATASPELGPPLQIIAAALAAGGEPATRLQQLCGAVTAKAVEDCLFYRDARLVSLNEVGGEPRRFGVGAAEFHCRAATRARLWPHTMTTLTTHDTKRSEDVRARIGVLSQVPSLWREFVTRWEKLAPSPDIATGLFLWQNIFGVWPVGGTVTAELRDRLHRYAEKAIREAASHTSWHDPNTEFEDAVHSWLDAVLDGPVARELTQLVGQLHPHEENDALGQKLLALTVPGVPDVYQGTELWDDSLVDPDNRRPVDYTARRQALKSLQHPKVRVVAAALRLRRARPRSFLRGGYHPLLASGTAADHIVAFGRGDDVVVAVTRWTFRLDETGWGNTVMPLPDGLWRDTLSGTVFTGATPAAALFPDLPVVLLERADA